A section of the Marmota flaviventris isolate mMarFla1 chromosome 19, mMarFla1.hap1, whole genome shotgun sequence genome encodes:
- the Snrnp25 gene encoding U11/U12 small nuclear ribonucleoprotein 25 kDa protein codes for MVVQDPLLCDLPIQVTLEEVNSQIALEYGQAMTVRVCKMDGEVMPVVVVQNATVLDLKKAIQRHVQLRQEREGGIQHISWSYVWRTYHLTSAGEKLTEDRKKLRDYGIRNRDEVSFIKKLRQK; via the exons ATGGTAGTGCAAGACCCGCTGCTCTGCGATCTCCCGATCCAG GTTACGTTGGAAGAGGTCAATTCCCAGATAGCACTAGAATATGGCCAAGCAATGACAGTTCGAGTGTGCAAGATGGATGGGGAAGTAATGC CTGTGGTTGTAGTGCAGAACGCTACTGTCCTGGACCTGAAGAAGGCCATCCAGAGGCATGTGCAGCTCAGGCAGGAGCGTGAAGGGGGCATTCAGCACATCAGCTG GTCTTATGTGTGGAGGACATACCATCTGACCTCTGCGGGAGAGAAGCTAACAGAGGACAGGAAGAAGCTCCGAGA TTATGGTATCCGGAATCGGGATGAGGTTTCCTTCATCAAAAAGCTGAGGCAAAAGTGA
- the Rhbdf1 gene encoding inactive rhomboid protein 1 isoform X1: protein MSEGRRDSTSSLQRKKPPWLKLDIPAVMPPPAEEPSFLQPLRCQTFLRSVSMPAETAHVPSPHHEPRRPVLQRQTSITQTIRSRQVRFGRVHTLPLSGPRAACRPPPQRQSLSWSLLRGTADWFGVSKDSDSTQKWQRKSIRHCSQRYGKLKPQVIRELDLPSQDNVSLTSTETPPPLYVGPCQLGMQKIIDPLARGRAFRMADDTADGLSAPHTPVTPGAASLCSFSSSRSGFNRLPRRRKRESVAKMSFRAAAALVKGRSAKDGTLRRAHRRSFTPASFLEEDTADFPEELDTSFFAREGVLHEELSTYPDEVFESPSEAALKDWEKAPEQADLTGGALDRSELERSHLMLPLERGWRKQKEGGTAPQPKVRLRQEVVSAVGPRRGQRIAVPVRKLFAREKRPYGLGMVGRLTNRTYRKRIDSYVKRQIEDMDDHRPFFTYWLTFVHSLVTILAVCIYGIAPVGFSQHETVDSVLRNRGVYENVKYVQQENFWIGPSSEALIHLGAKFSPCMRQDPQVHSFISAAREREKHSACCVRNDRSGCVQTSEEECSSTLAVWVKWPVHPSAPDLAGHKRQFGSVCHQDPRVCDEPSSEDPHEWPEDITKWPICTKNSAGNHTNHPHMDCVITGRPCCVGTKGRCEITSREYCEFMRGYFHEEATLCSQVHCMDDVCGLLPFLNPEVPDQFYRLWLSLFLHAGILHCLVSICFQMTVLRDLEKLAGWHRIAIIYLLSGVTGNLASAIFLPYRAEVGPAGSQFGILACLFVELFQSWQILARPWRAFFKLLAVVLFLFAFGLLPWIDNFAHISGFISGLFLSFAFLPYISFGKFDLYRKRCQIIIFQVVFLGLLAGLVVLFYFYPVRCEWCEFLTCIPFTDKFCEKYELDAQLH, encoded by the exons ATGAGTGAGGGCCGCAGGGACAGCACAAGCAGTCTGCAGCGCAAGAAGCCACCCTGGCTGAAGCTGGACATACCGGCTGTGATGCCGCCACCAGCAGAGGAGCCCAGCTTCCTGCAG CCCCTGAGGTGCCAGACTTTCCTGCGGAGTGTGAGTATGCCAGCTGAGACGGCCCACGTCCCTTCGCCCCACCATGAGCCCCGGCGGCCTGTGCTCCAGCGCCAGACATCTATCACACAGACCATCCGCAG CCGACAGGTGCGCTTTGGGCGAGTCCATACTCTGCCCCTCTCAGGTCCCCGGGCTGCCTGCAGGCCGCCCCCACAGCGCCAGTCCCTCTCTTGGTCCCTGCTCAG GGGGACAGCTGACTGGTTTGGAGTGAGCAAGGACAGTGACAGCACCCAGAAGTGGCAGCGCAAAAGCATCCGTCACTGCAGCCAGCGCTATGGGAAGCTGAAACCCCAGGTCATTCGGGAGCTGGATCTGCCTAGCCAGGACAATGTGTCGCTGACCAGCACGGAGACGCCACCCCCACTGTATGTGGGGCCATGCCAGCTGGGCATGCAGAAG ATCATAGACCCTCTGGCCCGCGGCCGGGCCTTCCGCATGGCAGATGACACTGCTGATGGCCTGAGCGCCCCGCACACTCCGGTCACACCAggtgctgcctccctctgctcctTCTCCAGCTCCCGCTCAGGTTTTAACCGGCTTCCTCGGCGGCGCAAGCGTGAATCTGTGGCCAAGATGAGCTTCAGGGCGGCTGCAGCACTGGTGAAG GGCCGCTCTGCTAAGGATGGCACCTTACGCCGGGCACACCGACGAAGCTTCACTCCTGCCAGTTTCCTGGAGGAGGACACAGCAGATTTCCCTGAGGAGTTAGATACATCCTTCTTTGCTCGG GAAGGTGTCCTCCATGAGGAGCTGTCCACATACCCGGATGAGGTGTTTGAGTCCCCATCGGAGGCAGCACTCAAAGACTGGGAGAAAGCCCCAGAGCAGGCCGACCTCACGGGTGGGGCCCTGGACCGCAGTGAGCTTGAGCGCAGCCACTTGATGCT GCCCCTGGAGCGAGGCTGGCGGAAGCAGAAGGAAGGTGGCACAGCTCCGCAGCCCAAGGTACGGCTTCGACAGGAGGTGGTGAGCGCTGTGGGGCCCAGGAGGGGCCAGCGCATTGCAGTGCCAGTGCGCAAGCTCTTTGCCAGGGAGAAGCGGCCAtatgggctgggcatggtgggccGGCTTACTAACCGCACCTACCGCAAGCGAATTGACAGCTATGTGAAGCGCCAGATCGAGGACATGGACGACCACAG GCCCTTCTTCACCTACTGGCTTACCTTCGTGCACTCGCTGGTCACCATTCTAGCGGTGTGTATCTATGGCATCGCGCCTGTGGGCTTCTCGCAGCATGAAACAGTGGACTCG GTGCTGCGGAACCGTGGTGTCTACGAAAATGTCAAGTATGTGCAGCAAGAAAACTTCTGGATCGGTCCCAGCTCG GAGGCCCTTATTCACCTGGGTGCCAAGTTCTCGCCCTGCATGCGCCAGGACCCACAGGTGCACAGCTTCATCAGTGCTGCTCGTGAGCGTGAGAAGCACTCGGCCTGTTGCGTGCGAAATGACCGATCTGGCTGTGTGCAGACCTCAGAGGAGGAGTGCTCG TCCACCCTAGCAGTGTGGGTGAAGTGGCCTGTCCATCCCAGCGCCCCAGACCTTGCTGGCCACAAGAGGCAGTTTGGCTCTGTCTGCCACCAGGACCCCAG GGTGTGTGATGAGCCCTCCTCTGAGGACCCCCATGAGTGGCCAGAAGACATCACTAAGTGGCCG ATCTGCACTAAAAACAGTGCCGGGAACCACACCAACCACCCTCACATGGACTGTGTCATAACAGGCCGACCCTGCTGCGTCGGCACCAAGGGCAG GTGCGAGATCACCTCCCGGGAGTATTGTGAATTCATGAGGGGTTATTTCCACGAAGAGGCCACACTCTGCTCTCAG GTGCACTGCATGGACGATGTGTGTGGCCTCCTGCCTTTCCTCAACCCTGAGGTGCCTGACCAGTTCTACCGCCTGTGGCTGTCCCTGTTCCTGCACGCTGG GATCTTGCACTGCCTAGTGTCCATCTGCTTCCAGATGACTGTGCTGCGAGACCTGGAGAAGCTGGCCGGCTGGCACCGCATAGCCATCATCTACCTGCTGAGTGGCGTCACTGGCAACCTGGCCAGTGCCATCTTCCTGCCATATAGGGCAGAG GTAGGCCCCGCCGGCTCTCAGTTTGGCATCCTGGCCTGCCTCTTTGTGGAGCTCTTCCAGAGCTGGCAGATCCTGGCACGGCCCTGGCGTGCCTTCTTCAAGCTGCTGGCTGTGGTGCTCTTCCTCTTTGCCTTTGGGCTGCTGCCCTGGATCGACAATTTCGCCCACATCTCAGGCTTCATCAGCggcctcttcctctcctttgccTTCCTGCCCTACATAAGCTTCGGCAAGTTTGACCTGTACCGCAAGCGCTGCCAGATCATCATCTTCCAGGTGGTCTTCCTAGGCCTGCTGGCCGGCCTGGTAGTCCTCTTCTACTTCTATCCTGTCCGCTGTGAGTGGTGCGAGTTCCTCACCTGTATCCCCTTCACTGACAAGTTCTGCGAGAAGTACGAACTGGATGCTCAGCTCCACTGA
- the Rhbdf1 gene encoding inactive rhomboid protein 1 isoform X2 — translation MSEGRRDSTSSLQRKKPPWLKLDIPAVMPPPAEEPSFLQPLRCQTFLRSVSMPAETAHVPSPHHEPRRPVLQRQTSITQTIRRGTADWFGVSKDSDSTQKWQRKSIRHCSQRYGKLKPQVIRELDLPSQDNVSLTSTETPPPLYVGPCQLGMQKIIDPLARGRAFRMADDTADGLSAPHTPVTPGAASLCSFSSSRSGFNRLPRRRKRESVAKMSFRAAAALVKGRSAKDGTLRRAHRRSFTPASFLEEDTADFPEELDTSFFAREGVLHEELSTYPDEVFESPSEAALKDWEKAPEQADLTGGALDRSELERSHLMLPLERGWRKQKEGGTAPQPKVRLRQEVVSAVGPRRGQRIAVPVRKLFAREKRPYGLGMVGRLTNRTYRKRIDSYVKRQIEDMDDHRPFFTYWLTFVHSLVTILAVCIYGIAPVGFSQHETVDSVLRNRGVYENVKYVQQENFWIGPSSEALIHLGAKFSPCMRQDPQVHSFISAAREREKHSACCVRNDRSGCVQTSEEECSSTLAVWVKWPVHPSAPDLAGHKRQFGSVCHQDPRVCDEPSSEDPHEWPEDITKWPICTKNSAGNHTNHPHMDCVITGRPCCVGTKGRCEITSREYCEFMRGYFHEEATLCSQVHCMDDVCGLLPFLNPEVPDQFYRLWLSLFLHAGILHCLVSICFQMTVLRDLEKLAGWHRIAIIYLLSGVTGNLASAIFLPYRAEVGPAGSQFGILACLFVELFQSWQILARPWRAFFKLLAVVLFLFAFGLLPWIDNFAHISGFISGLFLSFAFLPYISFGKFDLYRKRCQIIIFQVVFLGLLAGLVVLFYFYPVRCEWCEFLTCIPFTDKFCEKYELDAQLH, via the exons ATGAGTGAGGGCCGCAGGGACAGCACAAGCAGTCTGCAGCGCAAGAAGCCACCCTGGCTGAAGCTGGACATACCGGCTGTGATGCCGCCACCAGCAGAGGAGCCCAGCTTCCTGCAG CCCCTGAGGTGCCAGACTTTCCTGCGGAGTGTGAGTATGCCAGCTGAGACGGCCCACGTCCCTTCGCCCCACCATGAGCCCCGGCGGCCTGTGCTCCAGCGCCAGACATCTATCACACAGACCATCCGCAG GGGGACAGCTGACTGGTTTGGAGTGAGCAAGGACAGTGACAGCACCCAGAAGTGGCAGCGCAAAAGCATCCGTCACTGCAGCCAGCGCTATGGGAAGCTGAAACCCCAGGTCATTCGGGAGCTGGATCTGCCTAGCCAGGACAATGTGTCGCTGACCAGCACGGAGACGCCACCCCCACTGTATGTGGGGCCATGCCAGCTGGGCATGCAGAAG ATCATAGACCCTCTGGCCCGCGGCCGGGCCTTCCGCATGGCAGATGACACTGCTGATGGCCTGAGCGCCCCGCACACTCCGGTCACACCAggtgctgcctccctctgctcctTCTCCAGCTCCCGCTCAGGTTTTAACCGGCTTCCTCGGCGGCGCAAGCGTGAATCTGTGGCCAAGATGAGCTTCAGGGCGGCTGCAGCACTGGTGAAG GGCCGCTCTGCTAAGGATGGCACCTTACGCCGGGCACACCGACGAAGCTTCACTCCTGCCAGTTTCCTGGAGGAGGACACAGCAGATTTCCCTGAGGAGTTAGATACATCCTTCTTTGCTCGG GAAGGTGTCCTCCATGAGGAGCTGTCCACATACCCGGATGAGGTGTTTGAGTCCCCATCGGAGGCAGCACTCAAAGACTGGGAGAAAGCCCCAGAGCAGGCCGACCTCACGGGTGGGGCCCTGGACCGCAGTGAGCTTGAGCGCAGCCACTTGATGCT GCCCCTGGAGCGAGGCTGGCGGAAGCAGAAGGAAGGTGGCACAGCTCCGCAGCCCAAGGTACGGCTTCGACAGGAGGTGGTGAGCGCTGTGGGGCCCAGGAGGGGCCAGCGCATTGCAGTGCCAGTGCGCAAGCTCTTTGCCAGGGAGAAGCGGCCAtatgggctgggcatggtgggccGGCTTACTAACCGCACCTACCGCAAGCGAATTGACAGCTATGTGAAGCGCCAGATCGAGGACATGGACGACCACAG GCCCTTCTTCACCTACTGGCTTACCTTCGTGCACTCGCTGGTCACCATTCTAGCGGTGTGTATCTATGGCATCGCGCCTGTGGGCTTCTCGCAGCATGAAACAGTGGACTCG GTGCTGCGGAACCGTGGTGTCTACGAAAATGTCAAGTATGTGCAGCAAGAAAACTTCTGGATCGGTCCCAGCTCG GAGGCCCTTATTCACCTGGGTGCCAAGTTCTCGCCCTGCATGCGCCAGGACCCACAGGTGCACAGCTTCATCAGTGCTGCTCGTGAGCGTGAGAAGCACTCGGCCTGTTGCGTGCGAAATGACCGATCTGGCTGTGTGCAGACCTCAGAGGAGGAGTGCTCG TCCACCCTAGCAGTGTGGGTGAAGTGGCCTGTCCATCCCAGCGCCCCAGACCTTGCTGGCCACAAGAGGCAGTTTGGCTCTGTCTGCCACCAGGACCCCAG GGTGTGTGATGAGCCCTCCTCTGAGGACCCCCATGAGTGGCCAGAAGACATCACTAAGTGGCCG ATCTGCACTAAAAACAGTGCCGGGAACCACACCAACCACCCTCACATGGACTGTGTCATAACAGGCCGACCCTGCTGCGTCGGCACCAAGGGCAG GTGCGAGATCACCTCCCGGGAGTATTGTGAATTCATGAGGGGTTATTTCCACGAAGAGGCCACACTCTGCTCTCAG GTGCACTGCATGGACGATGTGTGTGGCCTCCTGCCTTTCCTCAACCCTGAGGTGCCTGACCAGTTCTACCGCCTGTGGCTGTCCCTGTTCCTGCACGCTGG GATCTTGCACTGCCTAGTGTCCATCTGCTTCCAGATGACTGTGCTGCGAGACCTGGAGAAGCTGGCCGGCTGGCACCGCATAGCCATCATCTACCTGCTGAGTGGCGTCACTGGCAACCTGGCCAGTGCCATCTTCCTGCCATATAGGGCAGAG GTAGGCCCCGCCGGCTCTCAGTTTGGCATCCTGGCCTGCCTCTTTGTGGAGCTCTTCCAGAGCTGGCAGATCCTGGCACGGCCCTGGCGTGCCTTCTTCAAGCTGCTGGCTGTGGTGCTCTTCCTCTTTGCCTTTGGGCTGCTGCCCTGGATCGACAATTTCGCCCACATCTCAGGCTTCATCAGCggcctcttcctctcctttgccTTCCTGCCCTACATAAGCTTCGGCAAGTTTGACCTGTACCGCAAGCGCTGCCAGATCATCATCTTCCAGGTGGTCTTCCTAGGCCTGCTGGCCGGCCTGGTAGTCCTCTTCTACTTCTATCCTGTCCGCTGTGAGTGGTGCGAGTTCCTCACCTGTATCCCCTTCACTGACAAGTTCTGCGAGAAGTACGAACTGGATGCTCAGCTCCACTGA